In Zingiber officinale cultivar Zhangliang chromosome 1A, Zo_v1.1, whole genome shotgun sequence, the DNA window tccttataaactcctcttgggaacattctcaacctagattactaggacacagtttccttctataatcaacaacacacactataagtgatatcatttcttaacttatcgggcttattaatttatcaaactaaatctcacccattgataaattaaagaaataaatatcaaatatatgtgcttgtaattatattaggattaagagcacatactttcataataactgaggtctttgtttctttataaagtcagtataaaaaaatgacctctaatggtcctacttaatacactctaagtgtactagtgtaattatatagttaagataaactaatacctaattacactacgaccttccaatggtttgttcctttccatcttggtcgtgagctactgtttataatttataaggtactgataatatgatcctctgtgtgtgacaccatacaccatgttatttacaatataaattagttgaacaactacatttatcataaatgtagacatttgactaatgtgattcttatttctagataaatgtttataccaaaagctagacttttagtatacatcctaacaatctcccacttatactaaaagactaagctgctatatctgctgtcatacatctgattctcatcccttcaacatactcatcaaaagctcttgccttaagggccttaatgAAAATATCTaaaggtcatcatctgatgcaatctaggcagcaacaacttctcctcgtttatacgatttctcgtactgggtggtacttgcactctattgtgtttacttgccttatagactcatggtttcttcgagtttgctactgcaccactattattacaataaattgtaataatctttggacaaaccagaaatcatatctaagtctatcttgaggttattgagtcattcagcttttatggctacctcagaggcttgccatatactcagcttctatggtggagtccagaaaaatgcCTATGCTTATCAATCTTCCATAGTTataactttacctcctaaagtacaaacaaaatcccgaggttaacttactattgtccctatccgattggaagtcaaaatccgtgcaacccacaggaaccaaattaactaccttgtaagatagcatataatctctagtgcctctaaggtacttcaatatatgctttactgcagtctaatgtccttgtccagggttactttgatatttgctaactatgcccttggcaaaacagatttctgatctcgtgcatagcatacattaggcttccgacagctgaagcataaagaactgtcttcatttcctctatctcctttgatgtatatgtagacatctttttagataaagttactccatgctaaaaagataagaaacctttcttggagttttgcatacttaaaacgagcaaggatttttctgatatatgaagcttgggataaataaaatatattttttctttcgatcccttattactttgatctcaaaaatatatacattctcccaagtcctttatattgaattatttggacaaccatacccttacttctgacaacattttgatattgtttctaactaccaaaaatgttatctacgtatagtacaagaaataccaccacgtttccatcacatcttttgtatacacaagacttatccgtttactcaataaatccataggtctggattgctttgataaactggatgtttcaagaccttgaagctttgtatcagttcatagactgattgagcttgcacacaagatgctcttagccctttgcaatgaacccttctggttgctttatatggatgctttctttaagacttccattaaggaatgctgtcttgacatccacttaccaaatagataaaagaatccggatagacttaagcatgactaccagtgaaaaagtttcctttttcatctagctttgctttgaaagtttctaccttcctatctatccctcttttcctattatagacctttttatacccaaatgTTTTTACACCttgctgtcaaatctctaaaaaatggACTCAATTTagtgagtgcttgccaaacattttgatgaagtaagtcatggaaagctactggaataagtctttgcataaatacatgacagtcatgacttttcattccaaacatctttaatctattcatatccacgcatcgagccatatttgaggcataaccatatggaaatttgatttctttcaaccaattacataaagcttgcttgccatctttgtccaatgtataacaagcctttgaaaatctattagttatttcatcttgatgcaactctggtctattGACTAGGTCTTTTAATTTCTCGCGTAATTTTGTAATGTCTTTAGTTATTCCaggcacattcatcacagtgttaaagatactatcaaataaaattttctcaaaatgcATAACATTTAAATTATGTCGAATGAGAAGATACTTCCAATACggtaactcccaaaaaatactcctcttcttccaaccacacttgcacatcctaacaatatatttatttatctcatcagaaccagATTGTGATACTGGTAAAAATCCATAactatcaatttgctcaatgatttgTTCACCTAAAACATGGAGTGGAGGGGGTTTTCTAACTACaacattttttaagaaatttttcttatttcgcctaagagagtgatcaagtggtaaaattttacggtgattatcaaaccaagacaccttcccactgtaaggtaatgaaaatgcttCAGAATCAGTCATGCAGTGtggacatgctaatttaccagtcgTGCTCCAACCCGACAACATTaaatatgctggaaaatcactgatcacccataataatgcagcatacaatctaaaattagttttgcttgcaacatcataaatcaccgaccctacattccataattcatttaaCTCGGCAATCAGAAGTTGTAAGAAAACATCTATTTTCTCTTTGGGATTGGCTGGACTAAGAATAAATACggcaaggaacataaattcatatttcatacacatccatggcggtaaattgtacggtgttaatataatcggccaagatgaatattgttgtcctgaCTGTCCAAATGACTGAAATTTATCTGCAGAAAGTCTCAATCTCGctttacgtggttccattgcaaaagaaGGAAATACAACAtctagatgtttccatgcaggtgaatcagaaggatgacacattatacctccatcgtgttcatgctcatgatgccacgtcATATGGCAAGCTGTAGCAgcagatgcatacaaacgttgaagtctagcagttaacggaaaataatacatcactttccaagctatttttttcttcttctgccctggtatgcgagtaccatgcttataacgagggtgtgtacagattttgcattcacgcagatcattgtcttcattccaaaatattatgcagttatttatacaacaatcaatcttctccacaggcaaacctaaacctctgatcaatttttTTGTACTGTAAAAACTATCCGTCATTATATTatcaacaggaaataattctgaCATCAActgacaaatgtcatcgtaatatctttcttaaaaatgatgttctgctttcatattgaataaccttgcagtagctgataattgAGAATGACCAGAGGGAATGTCTTTCCACACTTTTCTTTCATTAGCCTtcaacatttcatatagttgctgatattcaggtgttggtgtttcatctatattggaataatcaattgCAACATTCATCGTATCATGAatcattgattgcattgcaatatcaatattaattgatatttCAGGTGCGGTAACAATTGTCCTAGATGACGAACTACCAGAAGGTCCAATTGGTTAatataaataaggctctccgtgacagtaccaattatagtaatttgacacaaaaccatttctacatatatgcatttttacagtatcctcatcacggaaaactttattttgacattttttatgattgcataaacaccgtaactcagcaccattcatacattcagggtgacttttagcaaagttcacaaactgttcaacttcagcaataaaatcatctctgataaattctttttctaatcgattgtacattcaaactttgttcatagacattttcacCTTAAAACTAATATATTGAGAACTAAAAATTAACATAGATTAATATActaacacaaaacaaacaaacagactatattatgttataaattaacctactaacataacatatttctaaatttaatcatgttaaatgacataCAGTATAGTTAAGTAAATTTTACTTGAAGATGTATAGGTCAACTGGAGAAGAGTAGCAAATGCTAcctgtttacaaaataaaaataatttagctaaaaaattaagacaaaaataattttcaagttgcTCGCGGCACCAGCAACCAGCTGCCAGCCAGCACAGCCTGCAGGAGGCCGCCGACTGCCGCAGAAGCCCGCAGGCAGCCGCCGGCTAGCGTAGAAGCCCGCTGGCGGTCGAAGGCGAACGCCGCCAGTCGTAGGCAGGCGTAGAAACCCGCTGCGGGCAAGGAAGCCCACTGCGGGCACGCGCCGCCGCTTATGGGCGCAGGATGGCGGCAACTGCTGATCGccgaaaaaaaaggaaaaaaaacaaaaactaacCTGCGATCGGGATCAAGAGAACGAAGAAGCGAGGCTAGGGTTTTTTTAGGGAGAGTTGCCGACGGAATCCGAATTCCGTCGATAGAATTtatttttaccgacggaataactcATTACGTGGGTAAAATCCTTGGTTCACCGACGGAATTCAGATTTCCGTCGGTACCACAAggatttaccgacggaatgagTTATTCCTTCGGTAAAAATAAAGTCTACCAATGGAATTCGGATTCCGTCGGTATTCCCGTCGGAAATGCtgggtttttttttttgtagtgaataaTGACTGACACATAAAGGAAATATTTATCTCGGCTTTACTGAGATTCAAACCTCAGACTTCATGATAGCAACACTTcttgcgctagccactagatcgTTTCGAGGGGACTCTTCTCGATATGAAAGAGATAAATTATGAATGATTATTAGTTATTAGTATAGATGGTCAAGATATGAAGAAGATATATTCAGACATGTCAAATTTTAACCCTAAGATTTCATCCCATATTTTAACTATTGTACCATTCGAAGGGGACGATAGACAAATAATCACATATGACAAAAGGTGATTCGTTCGTCTTAGTGCCTTTGCCAATCGATCCCTATGTCAATAtggaaaaaataaattatgaataatTATTAATCATTAGTACAAATAGTTAAGATATAAAAGAGGGTATGCTTTAAATTTTAATCCCAAGATTACATCCCTAAGTTTTATTTGGCAACAGCACGTATCTTAATGATCATGTCGCCCTCAAAGAACTGAACTGATGGAGAAATAATTACGTAAGAGCGGTCAACTTGTCCCATTTACAttcaaattcattttaattttaaaatttttaaaaattattttttttctcatccctTCTAATTATGCAAATGACTTTTATTATTAGTTTCATAACTAATATCATTAAAATAATCAAGCGTTTACTTTTCAACtccaataaaaatacaaaattatgTTTTTGCCATTTTTCGGTAACATGATTAGCGATTTAGAGCTGAAAGTAAAATgagtataaaaaatttaaaagatagttttataATTTCAGAAGGTCGACAAATTATGTAAACTTATAAGTGTTATATGAAACTTTCCTTGTAAAGGATCCACATTTTATATTTGCGCTCACGTGAAATCTTAGTTGTCAAACACTAAATGCTCACTCGTAATATcgatttttgtataaatattgtTAAATACTAATTGAACCCCTACATAATAAAATATCCactatttactttttttttaaatattatttgaaataataaattcatatagatatatatatattttaaaagtaaaatttattAAAAGAGGAATACTATACTCCTcgagtatttaaaatttttaatcttaccTACTATAAtccaaaagaaaattttaaattttttaaaaaaattattagctCAAACTTATTATAACTCAATCCCTAAACCTTAAACCCCAAATCCATATAATATATTCATGAATATTTAAAATTGTTAATAttgaatattataaaaaattattaattttgaatattataaattaagagaaaagtataactctaaaggaaaaattttattgaCTCAAACTCATTATAACATAACTCTTAAATCCTAAAATATTAAACCACAACAAAAAATACTCGGAGTTATAAtatacttaaaaaaataaataaaaatttttaaaaataaagaagtAAAGAATTGACGCATCTCGATTTGATCAAGACACCACAACAATATTACAAAAAAatcttaaggcgcctccaataagtgCATACAAATCCGCAAGAACATATCCACgtcatatattatatatatataaattcacTTTAAAACAGTAAATGAATCACACAGTCGAGAACAACAATCGTGAATTATGTTCGTATATGTTCAGATTTATTAATATTCGCAAAGAGTGTTAGTGATCATCAATCATGatcattaataaaaattttattaatgtattaaataaatcaataattttaattatccaactcaataattaataaaaaaaataaaagtttcaaaaatcaaataagtttgaatttaggGCTCGACATCTAAATGATCTAAactcaaattaagtttaaatcaagctcaaacttataaaaaataaataaactaaacttaaataattatttcaaaatactTAGTTGATTTTAGACTTGGATTAGTTTgactaatatttattaaaaacatCTTGAATACcttaaaatttaacttatttattgTACCTGTAAATATAAATTTGACACCTCCGGAGGTCATTgtgaataaattcaaaaattgcgATGGCTAAATGAAAATTCTATCAAattcttataataaaaaaaattaattcagatGATACGAGATAATCAATAAAAAAAGTTTCTATCGATCGCTCGCTTAGATAAATAATAGATGAATCAGAAGTCCAATATCTCAAGgttatatttgaaaaaaaaattcttatgttAGGATCAAATCACGAATATGTAGTCACAACGTGACATCCTCTGCACCGCATCCCAGGGACATTAAATTCTAATAATAACAACCACGTGAGGTGTGAAGTGAGCGAGGCCAGTCTAGGCGTCGATCGGTTCGGTCGGTTAACAAATAGAGGCGATGGGGCAAGTTCCTACAATTCCAAAAAGGAGGAAGCAAAGCTGCCAAGGCCACCACGTCGCTGTGCGCTCTCTCATCTCGCACCGTTCCTGCTCGTCATTGCAGATAGAAGACGGTCAGGCTCGGGAACCCTAATCTCGCCCTCGATCCACCTTCACCTCCTCCTCCGATCGCCTCCCCCCTGCTTGGAATCGTGCTAAAGCGGTATCATCCTTGGTTcataggaagagagaaaagaaggttCCTTTTGGTTCCGGACCGCCTCATTGGTCCCCTTTTCGAGCCAAAGGTCGGAGCTCTGTGTGCCAAATTTCCTTAATCGCTAAGATTTTTTTGCATTGCCTTTTTTCTCTCTGAGGTTTGCTTGGCTAGATTTGTGGAGGAATGGTGTGGTTTCGGGTGTGGGTTTTGTTTCTTCTATGGGGATCATGTTTGGGGAGGTTCGTGGTGGAGAAGAACAGCTTGAAGGTGACTTCACCTGATTCGTTGAAGGGAATCTACGAGTGTGCTATCGGAAACTTTGGCGTTCCTCAGTATGGCGGGACGATGGTGGGGATCGTGGCGTATCCGAAAGCCAACCGGAAGGGCTGCCAGAGCTTCGACAATTTCGACATCTCTTATAAATCGAAACCTGGCGGATTCCCCACCTTTCTCCTAGTTGACAGAGGAGGTAAGTTTCGGGGGCGTTATTTCCATCCACCATTTAATTTTTCTACACTGCTTATTTGTCGATTGTTTAACATTTTTTGATGCATACGTTAAATTTTAATTGTTGCAATCTCTGTGTACCAACAATATTCCCCTACCATTGATCTCCTTATTTATTTAAGATAGAGTCAGTCAACTCGGTCATTTCTGGACTTTTAGTAATATGTCATCGCTTGAAGCGTAATGTTTTTGTGCAGATTGTTACTTCACTGCAAAAGCATGGTACGCGCAGAATGCTGGAGCTGGGGCTGTCCTTGTGGCTGATGACAAGTTAGAACCTCTGATAACGATGGACACACCAGAGGAGGAAGACAGCAGGGCAGACTACCTACAGAACATCACAATTCCGTCAGCCCTTATCACCAAAAGCCTTGGAGATAGCTTAAAGAAGGCACTTCGAAATGGTGATATGGTCAACGTCAATTTAGATTGGAGGGAGTCTCTACCCCATCCTGATGACCGCGTGGAATATGAATTCTGGACAAACAGCAACGATGAGTGTGGTGCTAAATGTGACAGTCAAATAGAGTTTGTTAAGAACTTCAAAGGAGCAGCACAGATATTAGAGAAAAAGGGTTATACCCAGTTCACGCCCCACTACATTACATGGTACTGtcctgaagcttttcttttgagCAAGCAGTGCAAGTCTCAGTGCATCAACCATGGGCGATATTGTGCACCGGATCCTGAACAGGACTTCAGCAAAGGGTATGATGGGAAAGATGTTGTAATCCAAAACTTGCGTCAAGTTTGCTTGCATAAGGTTGCTAATGAAAGTGGGAAGCCGTGGGTGTGGTGGGATTATGTGACTGACTTTGCGATCCGTTGTCCTATGAAGGAAAAGAAGTATACGACAGATTGTGCTGAAACAGTAATCAAATCACTTGGTGAGCTTGCTATTAGTTTTGTTGTGTATGGCTATATGCCACCATTAGGTTCGATATGAATTGAAAGAATTATAAATTGTACATAATTATTTCTCCCATTTATATGACATTTATTCACAGTGATAATGGGACTTTTCAACAGGCATTGATCTGAAGAAGATAAATGAATGCATGGGTGATCCTGATGCTGATGAAGATAATCCAGTGCTTAAAGCTGAACAAGATGCACAGGTCCAAACCATTTGTTTTGAAGCATTGCATTATCTTTGCATTTGAAATTACATGCAATTTTATTCTCCTCATGTTTTGAATCTGATTGATGTTCTTAGATTGGAAAGGACTCCCGTGGGGATGTCACTATTTTGCCAACTCTTGTTATCAACAATAGGCAATACCGGGGTAAGCTTTCAAACAGTACTTTACTGATTGTAGTTACCTGGGAATTTGCTTAATTTATTGTTCTTTCTTTTGTTAGGCAAACTGGACAAGGCTGCAGTGCTCAAAGCAATCTGTGCTGGCTTCCAAGAGGCTACTGAGCCAGCTGTTTGTTTGAGTGAAGGTACGTGGACATTTTTAGTTTCTTATGTTAATTGCTACAAATGATTGACTCTATTATGCTGTAGCAGATAGCTGATTAATGCTCATTTTTctggttttttattttattttatttttgttatatagAGATAGAAACAAATGAATGTCTGGACAATCATGGTGGCTGTTGGAAGGATGAGGCTTCTAATATCACTGCATGCAGGGTACATTTTATAGCAGTGCATCAATAACCACAACAAATACATAATTCTGCTCAGCTGATCATGTTCTGTACTTGTCTTTACCCAGGATACTTTTCGTGGTAGAATTTGTGAATGCCCTGTTGTGAAAGGTGTGAAGTTTGTGGGCGATGGATACACCCATTGTGAAGGTACTATATCAATCCCATTTAAGCAGGAGCTGGAGTTGCTAAAATTTTGTATGGTTTTTATGAATACTTATCATTGCCAAGGTCTAACAGAAGCTAATCTATGTGCATAACCTTGCCTTAAGGTACGGAAGTGTAGTAATTATTAGTAAGGTAAATATTAGAACTAGAAAAATGAGTCATACTTTTAGTGCCTTTACTTTCTATTTAAATATTTAACTATATCTCCGACTGCAAATGTTGACATCCCTATACAAACTCTATAGGCTACAGTTAGATAGACATGGTATGAGATATTTTGTTGGTGATTTGCTGAAGCAATGACCCTATTATGAACCTGAAAAAGACAAGAATATGATTACGTAAGGGCAGTCTCTAACTTTTAAGGTTTTTACTCAGCTTTTGATATCTAAAGTCCTCATTAATCAACAGTAGCTCACTCAACTAGTTGGCAGGGACCTAATGTGCCATTTTCATGGTCCAACTAATTGATGTTTAAATTGGTGCTTTAGATTATCAACCATCTACATTGATTTGCAATTGACTGTCCTTTGTGTTTTTTTTGAGGTCAGTATCAATTATTCATAAATCATAATTCAATGTTTATCCTTCCATTCATTCATGTGAAATTGGCAGCCATCATAACATTGGGTAATTGCGATTCCACCAAGGTCCAACTCTCATAAAAAGGGGTGGCAGAGTGCATAAGGTTCCCACTAGTGCTTGGTGTTGGCGACCATGATTTGCAATTAAATAGCTAATACATATGCTATGCAGACCACACTTTGCTTTGatcaattataaattcaaattgtatTGCCTATTTAATCTTTGCTTCTTCGTAGTCTATGAAGATTCTTTATTAATTTCAGTATATTCCGTCGAACAGTTTCTATGATATTGTTTATCGCTGCAATTTTCATGGTTGCCTAATTCTTTCTGGAGAGATAAAGTCCTTTTAGCTGTTGGATTTTACCACGTTTCTACTTTCATTCTTCTAACATTGTAAATTTGATTATTTTGAGTGCTATAACTGTATTCGGTGCTTTCAATAGCGTAATCACAAGTTAATCCTTTGAAATTCATTTAATGATGTACCTTTTATTTCAGCTTCAGGGTCAGGAAGGTGTGAGATCAACAATGGTGGATGCTGGAATAAAACACAGGATGGAAAGACATATTCTGCTTGTGTCGTAAGCAATTCGATTAAAGCCACTTGTTTGCACAAATCTTGTCAATCTCTAAGCACAAAAATAAACAACTTTGCAGGATGAGGGATGCAAATGCCCACCAGGCTTCAAGGGTGATGGA includes these proteins:
- the LOC122038909 gene encoding vacuolar-sorting receptor 1-like → MVWFRVWVLFLLWGSCLGRFVVEKNSLKVTSPDSLKGIYECAIGNFGVPQYGGTMVGIVAYPKANRKGCQSFDNFDISYKSKPGGFPTFLLVDRGDCYFTAKAWYAQNAGAGAVLVADDKLEPLITMDTPEEEDSRADYLQNITIPSALITKSLGDSLKKALRNGDMVNVNLDWRESLPHPDDRVEYEFWTNSNDECGAKCDSQIEFVKNFKGAAQILEKKGYTQFTPHYITWYCPEAFLLSKQCKSQCINHGRYCAPDPEQDFSKGYDGKDVVIQNLRQVCLHKVANESGKPWVWWDYVTDFAIRCPMKEKKYTTDCAETVIKSLGIDLKKINECMGDPDADEDNPVLKAEQDAQIGKDSRGDVTILPTLVINNRQYRGKLDKAAVLKAICAGFQEATEPAVCLSEEIETNECLDNHGGCWKDEASNITACRDTFRGRICECPVVKGVKFVGDGYTHCEASGSGRCEINNGGCWNKTQDGKTYSACVDEGCKCPPGFKGDGVNCQDVDECKERLACQCSGCKCKNTWGSYECSCSDDSLLYIKEHDTCISKRASTEVGWSFLWVIFFGLVLAGVGAYAVYKYRIRSYMDSEIRAIMAQYMPLDNQEAQNHIQHAEI